Part of the Phlebotomus papatasi isolate M1 unplaced genomic scaffold, Ppap_2.1 HiC_scaffold_189, whole genome shotgun sequence genome is shown below.
caaaccgcaagttgagaactttaactaactcactgtgcaataaatttattttcattattgataaaaatattaattttttgtcttaaatgtgaaggtgtgaaattttaaagccatgttcctcaattcggccggctAATACTATTAGTTCATCTATTCTCTGCCAGACGGCGatttaaacatttatatttgcTGTTGAGTGTTTTGCGCACACGGAATCTCCAAGtgagtatatttttcttaatttctattATTAAAATACTTGATGTGCACAATAAAAAGAGAGTATACTTGCAGAATTGCCTACTACTCTTTAATGTTCTGCAGAATTTCAAACATCTGTGtgcttttctgaagaaaataggTGAAAGTAtagtacataacctcaatttctgTCTATTGTAGGATGCCCGGAAGACGAAAGATAATGAACTATGACCAGACCAGACTAAAAAATGCTTTGGAAGCAATCCGAAATGGTACTAAGTCTATTAGAAGTGCGTCTAAAGCATTCAAAGTTCCTAGAGCAACATTGCAAGATAAGCTTTCCTGCAAATCCCCAGAGGAAAGATGGGCTGGAGGGAAAACTTATTTTACGAAAGAAGAGGAAGATGATATTGTGAAGTGGGTTTTGAACTGTGCTGAAGCAGGGCAACCAGTTACCAAAAACCATCTACCCGAGACCGCAGAAATGCTTTGCAACgcagcaaaaaaaagaaacgccattcaaaaataacagaCCTGGAAGAACTTGGTACAGGTCCTTCATGCGAAGGCACCCTATTCTGTCTGAGAGGATTTCCCAAAATCTATCTACTGCGAGAGCAGAAATCACGAAGGAAGATATCAGGATGTGGTTTTCGAAGGTAAGTGATTTTGTTAATTGACTTTAATATCGATAGTAAAATGCTCATGTTTTGTTTCAGGTGGaagattttctcattaaaaagGATTTAATGAATATAGATCCATCGCGGATTTTCAACTGTGATGAAACTGCCATGTCCACACCCTCCACTCCATTAGCCGGATATCTTGAATGGccgaagaaaaaaattgttgacagGGAAAAATGTAAGAGAGCTGAAGGACCACTATCCCTAACAAACGGAGAGtggattgaaaaagaaaagcaaaaaataagagaaaggaaggaaaaagagagagagaaagaggcgAAGAAAATGGAGCGGCTCcgtaaaagagcaataaaagaagaagaaaatcaaaaatgctcaaaacgactgaaaaaattaaaaggtgctaaataaaagaataaaaagaatttttcccttacaattttttgttttcttaaaattactattctttaaaggttttctttctttctttctcaatatccttttctagtccgtaaaaacattacgggcttttaaaatttgaaaaatgggtggccgactagaggaaccccaggtggccgagtagagaaacgcttatattgaagtggccgaattgaggaacactctacatttttaaaacattttaattttttaataatctaaaattattttatctccaaataaagtgtacaatcagatggacaaagatctatactacaacttagggtgaaaatttgatcaaaacaggcaaattaaatgtccttttacataagtttttATAAAACCCATCTGTTGACGCCACACGGTCTTGGCGCCAATTGTGAAGGGATATTCACCTGAGGGATAGATGAGAATTAGCACGAGTTCCGGGAAGCAGCTGGGAGCCTCGTGAAGCACTTGAACACACCTGAGGGATAGATGAGAATTAGCACGAGTTCCGGGAAGCAGCTGGGAGCCTCGTGAAGCACTTGAACACACCTGGAAATAGAGGAAAAGTGAGGATTCGGGTCGAAGCTGACCATATGTTGACGCCACACGGTCTTGGCGCCAATTGTGAAGGGATATTCACCTGAGGGATAGATGAGAATTAGCACGAGTTCCGGGAAGCAGCTGGGAGCCTCGTGAAGCACTTGAACACACCTGAGGGATAGATGAGAATTAGCACGAGTTCCGGGAAGCAGCTGGGAGCCTCGTGAAGCACTTGAACACACCTGGAAATAGAGGAAAAGTGAGGATTCGGGTCGAAGCTGACCGAATTCTTTTCCTCCGGATGATGTCCACGTGCAGCTTGAGGGGGGCCAAATGGTCTGGCGACGGTGGAGAACTTGCACAGTCACTCGCGAATAAAGAGCTTTATTTCACTTCAACAATTGTATTTATTTgactaatttaattaataaaaatttcaactgaataactttaaatttataAGAGATCGTTGGGGTAAGAGCGTAAGTGTAAGAGTCGGTAAGAGTACTTGCGTAAGAGAGCTGGGCAGTTCGCGCAACGGCTTTTATAGTCGGGACACTGAGGCCGTGGCGACATCTCATTGGCCAGTGCGCTTTTATCCCAGACTGCTAGAAATGCATAGATTGGTTGATGGGATTTTCAGTAGGATTGAGGATGATGCGTTTGAATTCAAATTAGTGTGGCGGTTATTAAGAGCTGGCGCGATCATTCTCCCCCCGCAATTGAGCTCCTTGGGGTTCAATTGACTCCGAAGGTGGTAATCCTTCCACCGGTAGTTTGGAGATTTTGGTGACTGATCGTTTGAAGATGGAATTGGCGGTTCGGATCGTCACTACACGAACTCGTCCATCGTGTCCTGGATGTGTCGCGACGATGCGTCCCAGGGGCCACCTCATAGATGGCGCGTTGTCCTCGTAAACAACGACAATGTCACCGGGAGTGATGTTTGGAAGTTCTGTGAACCATTTCGTTCTTCTCTGGAGTGCTGTGAGATACTCCAGCTTCCATCGTTTAGAGAAGTGTTGAGTGAGTTGCTGGCATCTTTGCCATGCATCCAATCGATTGTCTGGAAGTTGAGTGAGATCCGGAGAAGGCAATTCCGTGAGTGGACGTCCGACGAGGAAGTGCCCAGGCGTGAGGGCTTCTGGATCCGACGGATCTTCAGACATCTGGGTGACCGGTCTGCTATTGAGAATAGCCTCAATCTGAGCGGTGACTGTGCAGAGCTCCTCAAATGTGAGTTTTTCATTCCCAACAACTCGACGAAAATGATGTTTCATGGACTTAATTGCTGCTTCCCACAGGCCACCATGGTGTGGAGATTTTGGTGGCTGGAAGTGCCATTTCATGCGGAAGGAAGCAGTGGCAGCAATGAGTTCATTTCGGGAATCGTCATGAGTGAATAGGCGTTGGATTTCCTTGTCCGCTCCGACAAAATTAGTAGCATTATCGGAGTAAATGTCGGAAGGACAAGATCTCCGTGAGATAAATCGTCTGAGGCAGGCTATAAAGGCATCGGCAGTGAGATCTGAGACTACCTCACAGTGTACTGCCCGTGTGGACAGACACACGAAGACGCATACGTATGCCTTGACCAGAGTTTGACTTCTACGTTGACCGTGTCTAATGAGAACAGGCCCCGCAAAATCGATGCCCGTGGCCAGGAATGGAATTGGCTTGGACATACGTTGCTCTGGTAAGTCTCCCATGAGTTGAGTTTGGAGAGGTGGTTTGACTCTGCAGCATCTAATGCAATCTTTGACAACTTTGCGACAGATTCTTCTTCCGGACAACATCCAATAATTTTGTCGTAAGGAGGCGAGCAATAATTGAGGCCCTGCGTGATGAAGACGGAAGTGTTCGGATCTGGCAATACTGTATGCCACTTGGCCCTTGTTCAAAAGGATGGGAAAGCGTGCTGAATAAGGCTCACTCGAGTGCTGGAGTCTGCCTCCAACACGTATGAGTCCAGTGACGTCGATAAATGGTGTGAGTTGACGGATGTGTGCAAGTTTCGAGCTTCTTGAGATGCTCCCGTTTCTTATCGCCCCATGTACATCACCCAAATGCTGCTCTTGATCCCACTTGAGTACAATCGTTTGTGCTTGGAGGAGTTCATTGGGAGTGAGAGGACCAGTGATACGAGGAATATCTCGGGAGGGAGTGAGAAAGCGGCGCGAAATTGCAATCAATCGGGTCAATTCAATAAAGTCTGAGGATTCTTCGAGAGAGCGGGCCAGAAAGGAATTAGTAGGAACTGGCTGTGAGGCAGTGACGGTGCAGTAGGTAGTTTCTTGGTCAGTTTGGTCAGGATTAATGTCTATGAAGGCTGGAGGCCATTGAGTCTGAGTATTGGCAATGAATGGCGGTCCTGACCACCAGAGGTCAAGAGTCATCAATCGTTGTGGATTGGCACCCCTTGACAAAACGTCCGCAGGGTTTAAGTGTCCAGGGACATGTCGCCAAGAAGTCTTATCTGTGATCTGCTGGATTTCTGAGATTCTATGAGACACAAAGACATCGTATTTTTCCGTAGTGGTATTTATTTGATGGAGGACTATCAGAGAGTCGGTCCAGCAGTGATACGAATTGACAGAAATGGCTGATAAAACCTTGTGAAGGAGGCGAGCGCCTAATACCGCTCCACATAATTCGAGACGAGGAATTGTTAGGGCGTGTAAAGGAGCAATACGAGATTTGGACGTGAGTAATCTCGAACATCGGTTACCTTGCTCATCTTGGGTTACATAATAGATGGCGGCTCCGTACGCATACGAGCTACTATCTGTGAATAAATGGAGCTCAGTCTGGGAAGGGTTTGGAAAGGTAGAGATCCATCTTGGTATGGAAAGAGATGAGATGAATGTAAGATCCGTGAAAAAGTCTGAGATTAGATCTGACAATCTTTGAGGGAGTGGTTCATCCCATTCCACTTCGATCCTCCAGAGGTCTTGAAGGATACGTTTTCCTACAATTATGACTGGACCTATGAGGCCGAGTGGGTCAAATAAAGAAGCTATACCTGAGAATGTAGTGCGtttggtatttatttttggCGTTTGATGAGTGAAGTCGTATTTAAAGGTATCTCCCCCCACATCCCATTGCATTCCCAAGGCTCTTGTCCTTAATTCGGGTAGGGAAACTCTTTCGTTAGAGCCTTGTAGTTGACAAGAATCGGGCAAGATATTTGGGATATTGGACTTCCACTTAGCTAATGTAAGTCCAGCTTCTTGAGTGATGGCGATAAGTTCCTCTTGGGTTTTCTTAGCTTCTAGTGGTGAAGGAAAGGATGAAAGGCAATCATCCACATAGAAGGATTCCAAGAGGGTTTTAGAAGCCAAAGGGTAAGTATCGGAGCCTTCAATGGCTAATTGGTTAAGACAACGAGTCGCCAAGAAAGGCGAGGAGGCGACTCCGAAACAGACACCTTTCAATCGAAAATGCTGCAATTCATCGTCGGGTTCGGATCTCCAAATTATTCTTTGGTAATCGCGGTGAGGAGGATGGAGTAGGAATTGAGGGTACATCTTGGTAACGTCGCATGAGAGAGCGACAGCACCCAATCGAAAACGAAGAAGGATGGAGACAAGATCCGGTTGTACTACCGGTCCAACCATCAGAGTGTCATTTAGGCTAAGGCCTGACGAAGATTTAGAGCTCGCATTGTAAACCACGCGAAGCTTGGTTGAGGATGAGGACTCTTTGACCACTCCATGGTGAGGGAGATAGTAGGAGGGTCTATCGAGTTCTTCCGGTGGGACCTTTTCCAAGAAGTCTAAGTCTAGATATTCTTTGAAGACTGATGCATATTGTTCTTTCAGGGCAGGATTTTTGGATAATTTCCTCTCCAGACGGACAAATTGACCAATGGCATTGGTTTTGTTGTCTGCGAGGCGTTGGACATTAGCCTTGAAAGGCAAGTGGACAACGAATCGGCCATCTTGGTTTCGGGTCGTGGTACGAGAAAACAGATGTTCGGCTTCCTCCTGTTCCTTGGTTGGTGGACGACGTTTGGGATGGTTTCGATTTCCCAAAACCTTTTTAGAGTGGAATCAATGGAGGATAACGTAGTTAGATTACAGATGGAATCATCGGGGCTAGAACCTTGGTTAGGAGTGTGTTCTCCCATGAGAATCCATCCGAATTCTGAACCCTTGAGTTTGGGTAGATTGGGACCTAGGAAATAGGATTCATCTCGTTCGATACGAGCGAAGATTCCTCCTCCAATTAATAAGTCAACGGGTTGTTGGACGTGCCAATTGGGATCAGCTAGGGCGAGGTGTGATGGTATTGGAAATTGTTGTGAATTTACATTCCAATTAGGAAGATTTCCTGTGACCTTAGGGACAATGTTGCAGGTCATGTTATAGAAGTTTCCTCCCATGTGAGGTGCGATATGGACATGAGTTTTGTGTTTGCCTGTTGAGCGCCTATCCAATACTCCCCCAATGTTGAATTGAGAATTGTATTTGGATAGTTTGAGTCTCTGGACAAGAGAAGTGGTGATGAGGTTGGATTGTGAACAATTGTCCACCACAGCGCGGCAGAGATGTTCGACGCCATTGGTGTCAAGAATTTTCACCACAACAGTGCCTAAGAAGACTCGAGGGTGGTCCTCGCGAGGGGTGGAGAGAGAAGCGAGGGTGGTTGCATTATATTTGTTGTTGGTATTGGAGGTCGACAGACCAGGGGATTTGGTGGTGACTTTGTCGTCAGAATTTGTCGGCACTTCCTGTGCAGATGTATTGGTTGTTGGGTTTTCTGCGGAAGTGTCCGTGGACTTCGCTTGTTGGGTAAAGtttgtttttgttgttgtttgaaCAACATTAAAGGAATCATGCAACAGGGAATTATGTTTGGAATTGCAACTGGCACAACCTCTAGCCTTGCAATCTTTAGTGTAGTGAGTGTCTGAGATGCAGTTTCTGCACATTCGGTGCTTTCTCACCAAGCTGAGGCGATCGAGTGGGGAAAGTGCCTTGAACCTGAGGCACTGGAAGAGTTTGTGGCTGTTGTTGCAACAAGGACAATTCGAGGACGAGGTAGCATTGACTAAGACGGAAGTCTTGGTAGGTTGGGAGGTAGATGGCTTGCCGGTGGATGACTTGGGCTTGGTGGAGGATTGAGAAAAACTCTGAAGCTCCCGGATGCGATCAATAAGGAAGGTATTAAATTCCTGGAAGGTAGGAATCTTTCCTTTGGTTTCACGAGACCACAATTTATTGGATTCTGGATCTAATTTCTCCTTGACAATGTATATTACCCAGTGGTCGCCcccagtgagagagagagatttgAGGGATCGCAAAACGGAATTTGTGGTGGCATGGAGTTCGCTCAATCTTTTGGCTGATTCGATAGTGATTGGAGGAAGGGAAATGAGACGTTTCATAAGGGCATTCACTATGCTGGAGGAATCATCGAACCTGTCAGTGAGTGCTTGGCAAGCTGCATCATAATTTTCATCGAATATGTCCATATTCTCAATCATACTTTTTGCATCACCGGAAGTGTAGGAGAGAAGGTAATGCATTTTTTGTACCTTACTTAATTTGGGATTGTTGTGGACGAGACTGTTAAAGAGATTTTTAAAGTTTGGCCAGGCAGCGAAATCGCCTGAGAAGGTTGGAATTTGGACAG
Proteins encoded:
- the LOC129808901 gene encoding uncharacterized protein LOC129808901: MKRLISLPPITIESAKRLSELHATTNSVLRSLKSLSLTGGDHWVIYIVKEKLDPESNKLWSRETKGKIPTFQEFNTFLIDRIRELQSFSQSSTKPKSSTGKPSTSQPTKTSVLVNATSSSNCPCCNNSHKLFQCLRFKALSPLDRLSLVRKHRMCRNCISDTHYTKDCKARGCASCNSKHNSLLHDSFNVVQTTTKTNFTQQAKSTDTSAENPTTNTSAQEVPTNSDDKVTTKSPGLSTSNTNNKYNATTLASLSTPREDHPRVFLGTVVVKILDTNGVEHLCRAVVDNCSQSNLITTSLVQRLKLSKYNSQFNIGGVLDRRSTGKHKTHVHIAPHMGGNFYNMTCNIVPKVTGNLPNWNVNSQQFPIPSHLALADPNWHVQQPVDLLIGGGIFARIERDESYFLGPNLPKLKGSEFGWILMGEHTPNQGSSPDDSIYNKTNAIGQFVRLERKLSKNPALKEQYASVFKEYLDLDFLEKVPPEELDRPSYYLPHHGVVKESSSSTKLRVVYNASSKSSSGLSLNDTLMVGPVVQPDLVSILLRFRLGAVALSCDVTKMYPQFLLHPPHRDYQRIIWRSEPDDELQHFRLKGVCFGVASSPFLATRCLNQLAIEGSDTYPLASKTLLESFYVDDCLSSFPSPLEAKKTQEELIAITQEAGLTLAKWKSNIPNILPDSCQLQGSNERVSLPELRTRALGMQWDVGGDTFKYDFTHQTPKINTKRTTFSDSSSYAYGAAIYYVTQDEQGNRCSRLLTSKSRIAPLHALTIPRLELCGAVLGARLLHKVLSAISVNSYHCWTDSLIVLHQINTTTEKYDVFVSHRISEIQQITDKTSWRHVPGHLNPADVLSRGANPQRLMTLDLWWSGPPFIANTQTQWPPAFIDINPDQTDQETTYCTVTASQPVPTNSFLARSLEESSDFIELTRLIAISRRFLTPSRDIPRITGPLTPNELLQAQTIVLKWDQEQHLGDVHGAIRNGSISRSSKLAHIRQLTPFIDVTGLIRVGGRLQHSSEPYSARFPILLNKGQVAYSIARSEHFRLHHAGPQLLLASLRQNYWMLSGRRICRKVVKDCIRCCRVKPPLQTQLMGDLPEQRMSKPIPFLATGIDFAGPVLIRHGQRRSQTLVKAYVCVFVCLSTRAVHCEVVSDLTADAFIACLRRFISRRSCPSDIYSDNATNFVGADKEIQRLFTHDDSRNELIAATASFRMKWHFQPPKSPHHGGLWEAAIKSMKHHFRRVVGNEKLTFEELCTVTAQIEAILNSRPVTQMSEDPSDPEALTPGHFLVGRPLTELPSPDLTQLPDNRLDAWQRCQQLTQHFSKRWKLEYLTALQRRTKWFTELPNITPGDIVVVYEDNAPSMRWPLGRIVATHPGHDGRVRVVTIRTANSIFKRSVTKISKLPVEGLPPSESIEPQGAQLRGENDRASS